In Oryza sativa Japonica Group chromosome 2, ASM3414082v1, the following are encoded in one genomic region:
- the LOC4329558 gene encoding uncharacterized protein: protein MPPLTLDSLLHGGGGEPEDECEDEFSGSDDDGEDGGGGSEEWGGDVDGEYDPYSPAESLWLRIGEDIDWSEVGAVLEREDSTKGASNPKSAAACSCAGAPAARMPTCAGGGGTAKAVVIAGLPAAARKASREHERRRRLGRARARARVFAGDAVEVAEPGSPKVSCLGGVRSRARAQQPCCPAAAAAGRRRWWCAPWLVSAACRRCWSAPPPRV, encoded by the coding sequence ATGCCACCGCTTACTCTCGATTCCCTcttgcacggcggcggcggcgagccggaggACGAGTGCGAAGACGAGTTCTCCGGttccgacgacgacggcgaggacggtgGCGGTGGTTCTGAGGAATGGGGCGGCGACGTTGATGGCGAGTATGACCCGTACTCCCCAGCGGAGTCGCTGTGGCTCAGGATCGGGGAGGACATCGACTGGAGCGAGGTCGGGGCGGTGCTGGAGCGGGAGGACTCCACCAAGGGCGCCTCCAACCCCAAGTCGGCCGCGGCCTGCAGCTGCgccggcgcgccggcggcgaggatgccgacgtgcgccggcggaggcgggacGGCGAAGGCGGTCGTCATCGCGGGGctgcccgcggcggcgcggaaggCCTCGCGGGagcacgagcggcggcggcggctcggccgcGCCCGAGCCCGCGCGCGGGTGTTCGCCGGGGACGCCGTGGAGGTGGCGGAGCCCGGGTCGCCCAAGGTGTCCTGCCTCGGCGGCGTCCGgtcgcgggcgcgggcgcagcAGCCGTGCTGTCCCGCCGCGGCAGctgcggggaggcggcggtggtggtgcgcgCCGTGGTTGGTGAGCGCCGCGTGCCGCCGGTGCTGGAGCGCCCCGCCACCGCGCGTGTAG